The proteins below come from a single Crossiella sp. CA-258035 genomic window:
- a CDS encoding type I polyketide synthase: MSPTTEDKLRDYLKRVIADLQQTKARLHEVEAEDREPIAIVGMACRYPGGVSSPEDLWRLVAGGGDAISGFPANRGWDLNALYHPDPEHPGTSYVRESGFLHTADEFDPGFFGISPREALAMDPQQRLLLETAWETFERAGIDPATVRGSRTGVFAGLMYHDYAARLHSVPAGVEGYLSTGNSGSVVSGRVSYTLGLEGPSVTIDTACSSSLVALHLAVQSLRNGECTLALAGGVAIMSTPGAFVEFSRQRGLAPDGRSKSFAAAADGTSWSEGVGMLLVERLSDAQRNGHPILAVVRGSAVNQDGASNGLTAPNGPSQRRVIRAALANAQLTPSEVDAVEAHGTGTVLGDPIEAQALLATYGKEKSADQPLWLGSLKSNLGHTQAAAGVGGIIKMVMALRHGVLPRTLHVDEPTPHVDWSAGAVSLLTEAREWPETGRPRRAAVSSFGVSGTNAHTILEQAPATESNESFVPPVLAPVALSARGPEALRAQATNLLSFLDANPDLPLADLGRALALGRSAFENRAVAITRDRAELRTALTALASAEPAANLVTGDSIGTGKVVFVFPGQGSQWLGMAVELLETSPVFAARLTECAEALAEFTDWDLLDVLRSGDFEQVDVVQPALWAVMVSLAALWRANGVEPAGVVGHSQGEIAAAAVSGALSLRDAAKVVALRSKAIRALAGKGGMMSISLPVAEVEARLARWGGRISVAAVNGSASVVVAGDPDALEELFIDCETAEIRVRKIPVDYASHSAHVESIRAELLNVLSGLEPRAAEIPFYSTVFAERFDTTGLDAEYWYTNLRQTVRFEETVRLLGESGFRFFVEASPHPVLTFGIQETVEAVAVGSLRRDEGGLDRFLTSLAEGQVHGLPVRWETLWGGTAHVDLPTYAFQRKRYWLEDGAPAVEHTTDPADAEFWTAVETEDLDTLAATLGAEAEALTGVLPVLAAWRRQRREQSTVDGWRYRVEWRPVTLPAAALTGDWLVVQPEGHTETVLSGARVLEIGGSLDRAALADRLAALDFTPAGVLSLLALDESPLAEHPLPAGLAGTVVLTQALGDAGITAPLWCATRGAISTSATDLLRSATQAQVWGLGRVVALEHPERWGGLVDLPDRLDETAVNRLHAVLAAADEDQVAIRAAGIFARRLAPAPLGSAAPVRNWQPTGTALVTDGSGALGSLVAKWLARNGIEHLVLAGQHDHTAEDLRAELASDGVTVTLAACEVGDRAALRAVLAEHRPATVVHAPPVVPLKSLADSDLASFAAVVNAKTAAATHLDALLDDSVETVVFCSSVAGIWGGGNQGAYAAGTAYLDALAEARRGRGLPGVAIAWSPWDGGDTTTEDSYGEFLRRRGVTAMDPELALSALRQAIEHEEPVLTVADIDWDRFVPGFTAARASHLFDEIPQARPETEPEAVEASPLVQRLTGLSEADQGKLVLDLVRTQLAAVLEHASPEAVDVNRAFRELGFDSLTAVDLRNRLNTVTGLKLPATLVFDYPTATVLAEHLRGELIGHAAQIAGPVVTAAADDEPIAIIGMACRFPGGVTSPEALWRLVESGGDAITGFPTDRGWDLDALIDPNGRTGASYVGHGGFLHEASEFDPAFFGISPREALAMDPQHRLLLETSWEAFERAGIDPDTLRGSRTGVFAGTNGQHYAPLLAGAPENLSGYLATGNGASVLSGRVSYTFGLEGPAVTVDTACSSSLVALHWAVQALRNGECSLALAGGVTIMSTPDMFFEFSRQNGLARDGRSKAFAAAADGFALAEGVGMLLVERLSDAQRNGHPILAVVKGSAVNQDGASNGLTAPNGPSQQRVIRQALANAGLSTSDVDLVEAHGTGTTLGDPIEAQALIATYGQDRDRPLWLGSLKSNIGHTQAAAGVAGVMKSVLAMHHGLLPKTLHIDAPSPQIDWSAGAVSLLTEAQPWPEGVRRAAVSSFGISGTNAHVIIEQPPATDIAEQSTMDGPVPVRLTARTPEALRGQARALAAHLAAHPDTGLADLAHSLLTARTAFDQRAILVAGNTAELSTGLDALANGEPWPGLTSGVAAPGEKVAFVFPGQGSQWLGMAVELAETNAVFAERLGDCAAALREFADWDLLEVLRGNGPGFERVDVVQPALWAVMVSLAALWRSFGVEPSVVVGHSQGEIAAAAVSGALSLQDAARVVALRSKAIRALAGKGGMMSVPLPVAEVEEGLARWDGRISVAAINGTSSVVVAGEPDALEELFAECEAGNIRARKIPVDYASHSAYVEEIREEILRLLAPIRPRTSEIPFHSTVTGELVDTATLDAEYWYTNLRQTVRFAEVTRALAEQGYRYFVEASPHPVLTVGVQETLEETGSNAVTLGSLRREEGGLARFLLSLGEAAVRGLPVDFGQLLTGARRIDLPTYAFQRERYWLDTPARTGSDATELGLTAAEHPLLGAAITRPGSEELLFTGRISVRSHPWLADHAVLGSILLPGTAFVELALHAALAAGCDRVEELTLAAPLVLPEDGAVRLHLTVGEPEDSGARSLTVHSQTGEDEPWQLHVSGTLLPGLGAPVAVGAWPPAGAEPVALDGLYDRLSEAGYDYGPSFQGLRAAWTKGGEVFAEVTLPEEHRDNAFALHPALLDAAVQAIGLGGFFSAEQARLPFAWTGVSLHATGATSLRVRLSKVDNDGIALAVTDPEGNPVATVDSLVLRALSADALGGGHHDSLFQLDWVTVPAPASPLGRAAVLGDALGVAAGLRAAGVRVQEHTGLAELTEVPELVFLPLPTVDGPMAKTAHATTLIALEAAQGWLADARFANARLVVVTRGAAADVTDPAGAAVWGLIRSAQAEEPGRFQLLDLDGPDSARQLAAAAQTGEPQLAIRQGKLTAPRLARVAKTATAPSAGGSALVTGGTGTLGALVARHLVTSRGVRHLVLTSRSGPAAPGAAELHAELTALGAQVRIEACDAADRDALAALLATLDHPLSTVVHAAGVLDDGVLSALTPDRLAAVLRPKVDAAVNLHELTGEVTEFVLFSSAASTFGGAGQGNYAAANAFLDGLAAYRRELGKPAVSLAWGLWARASGMTGHLDEAELGRLARAGMAPLSSEQGLALLDAASTVESAVLVPIGLDTTALRAQAEVPALLRGLVRKPGRRTAAGAAPDATALTQRLHGRTGAQRREVLLDLVRGQVAAVLGHSSPDAVEESKGFLELGFDSLTAVELRNRLNAATGLRLAATLVFDHPTPEALAAHLDDSVPQSTAPAGGSPLLAELDRLEASLSVIVPDDLSGIAPDEESRAHITLRLKSLLAKWTEANGSAAAEDLEAATDDDLFDLIGKEFGIS; the protein is encoded by the coding sequence ATGTCGCCGACGACTGAGGACAAGCTCCGCGACTACCTGAAGCGGGTTATCGCGGACCTCCAGCAGACCAAGGCGCGCCTGCACGAGGTGGAGGCCGAGGACCGCGAGCCGATCGCCATCGTCGGCATGGCCTGCCGCTACCCCGGCGGGGTCAGCTCGCCGGAGGACCTGTGGCGGCTGGTGGCGGGCGGCGGCGACGCGATCTCCGGCTTCCCGGCCAACCGCGGCTGGGACCTCAACGCCCTCTACCACCCCGATCCCGAACACCCCGGCACCTCCTACGTGCGGGAGAGCGGGTTCCTGCACACCGCCGACGAGTTCGACCCCGGCTTCTTCGGCATCTCCCCGCGCGAGGCCCTGGCCATGGACCCGCAGCAACGTCTGCTGCTGGAGACCGCCTGGGAGACCTTCGAGCGCGCCGGAATCGACCCGGCGACCGTGCGCGGCAGCCGCACCGGCGTGTTCGCGGGCCTGATGTACCACGACTACGCGGCCCGCCTGCACAGCGTGCCCGCCGGGGTCGAGGGCTACCTCAGCACCGGCAACTCCGGCAGCGTGGTGTCGGGCCGGGTGTCCTACACTCTTGGCCTGGAGGGCCCTTCGGTCACCATCGACACGGCGTGTTCGTCCTCGCTGGTCGCGCTGCACCTGGCCGTGCAGTCCCTGCGCAACGGCGAGTGCACCCTGGCGCTGGCCGGTGGCGTGGCGATCATGTCCACCCCCGGCGCGTTCGTGGAGTTCTCCCGCCAGCGCGGCCTGGCCCCGGACGGCCGCTCGAAGTCCTTCGCCGCGGCCGCCGACGGCACCTCCTGGTCCGAGGGCGTCGGCATGCTGCTGGTGGAACGCCTGTCCGACGCCCAGCGCAACGGCCACCCGATCCTCGCGGTGGTGCGCGGCAGCGCGGTCAACCAGGACGGCGCGAGCAACGGCCTCACCGCCCCCAACGGCCCGTCCCAGCGCCGCGTCATCCGCGCCGCCCTGGCCAACGCGCAGCTCACACCGTCCGAAGTGGACGCGGTGGAGGCACACGGCACCGGCACCGTGCTCGGCGACCCGATCGAGGCCCAGGCCCTGCTGGCCACCTACGGCAAGGAGAAGTCGGCCGACCAGCCGCTGTGGCTGGGCTCCCTGAAGTCGAACCTAGGGCACACCCAGGCCGCGGCCGGGGTCGGCGGCATCATCAAGATGGTGATGGCGTTGCGGCACGGGGTGCTGCCGAGGACGCTGCACGTGGACGAGCCGACGCCGCACGTGGACTGGTCGGCGGGCGCGGTGTCGCTGCTGACCGAGGCCCGCGAGTGGCCGGAGACCGGTCGCCCGCGCCGCGCGGCGGTCTCGTCCTTCGGCGTCTCGGGCACCAACGCGCACACGATCTTGGAACAGGCCCCGGCCACCGAGTCCAATGAGTCGTTCGTGCCGCCTGTGCTGGCACCGGTCGCCCTCTCCGCCCGCGGCCCCGAAGCCCTCCGCGCCCAGGCCACCAACCTGCTCTCCTTCCTCGACGCCAACCCCGACCTCCCCCTGGCCGACCTGGGCCGCGCGCTCGCCCTCGGCCGCTCCGCCTTCGAGAACCGCGCCGTCGCCATCACCCGCGACCGCGCCGAGCTCCGCACCGCCCTCACCGCGCTCGCCAGCGCCGAACCCGCCGCCAACCTGGTCACCGGCGACAGCATCGGCACCGGCAAGGTCGTCTTCGTCTTCCCCGGCCAGGGTTCCCAGTGGCTGGGCATGGCCGTCGAGCTGCTGGAGACCTCCCCGGTCTTCGCCGCGCGCCTCACCGAATGCGCCGAAGCCCTCGCCGAGTTCACCGACTGGGACCTCCTCGACGTCCTGCGCAGCGGTGACTTCGAGCAGGTCGACGTGGTGCAGCCCGCGCTGTGGGCGGTCATGGTCTCCCTGGCCGCGCTGTGGCGCGCCAACGGGGTCGAGCCCGCAGGAGTGGTCGGCCACTCACAGGGCGAGATCGCCGCGGCCGCGGTCTCCGGTGCGCTGTCGCTGCGGGATGCGGCGAAGGTGGTCGCGTTGCGCAGCAAGGCGATCCGGGCGCTGGCGGGCAAGGGCGGCATGATGTCGATCTCGCTGCCCGTGGCGGAGGTCGAGGCCAGGCTGGCTCGCTGGGGCGGGCGGATCTCGGTGGCCGCGGTCAACGGCAGCGCGTCCGTGGTGGTCGCCGGTGATCCGGACGCCCTGGAGGAGCTGTTCATCGACTGCGAGACCGCGGAGATCCGGGTCCGCAAGATCCCGGTGGACTACGCCTCGCACTCAGCGCACGTGGAGAGCATTCGCGCCGAACTGTTGAACGTCCTCAGTGGACTGGAGCCGCGGGCGGCGGAGATCCCGTTCTACTCCACCGTCTTCGCCGAGCGTTTCGACACCACCGGGCTGGATGCCGAGTACTGGTACACCAACCTGCGCCAGACCGTCCGGTTCGAGGAGACCGTCCGGCTGCTCGGCGAGTCCGGGTTCCGGTTCTTCGTGGAGGCCAGCCCGCACCCGGTGCTCACCTTCGGCATCCAGGAGACCGTGGAAGCCGTCGCGGTCGGCTCGCTGCGCCGGGACGAAGGCGGCCTGGACCGCTTCCTGACCTCGCTGGCCGAGGGCCAGGTCCACGGCCTGCCGGTGCGCTGGGAGACTCTGTGGGGCGGTACCGCGCACGTGGACCTGCCCACCTACGCCTTCCAGCGCAAGCGCTACTGGCTGGAGGACGGCGCCCCCGCCGTCGAGCACACCACCGACCCGGCCGACGCCGAGTTCTGGACCGCTGTCGAGACCGAGGACCTGGACACCCTGGCCGCCACCCTCGGCGCCGAGGCCGAGGCGCTCACCGGTGTGCTGCCGGTGCTCGCCGCCTGGCGTCGCCAGCGCCGCGAACAGTCCACTGTGGATGGATGGCGGTACCGGGTGGAGTGGCGGCCGGTCACCCTGCCCGCCGCCGCGCTCACCGGTGACTGGCTGGTGGTGCAGCCCGAGGGGCACACCGAGACCGTGCTGTCCGGGGCGAGGGTGCTGGAGATCGGCGGCTCGCTGGACCGCGCCGCCCTCGCCGACCGACTGGCCGCACTGGACTTCACGCCCGCCGGGGTGCTCTCGTTGCTCGCCCTCGACGAGTCCCCGCTGGCCGAACATCCGCTGCCCGCCGGGCTCGCGGGCACCGTGGTGCTCACCCAGGCCCTCGGCGACGCCGGGATCACCGCCCCGCTGTGGTGCGCCACCCGGGGCGCGATCTCCACCTCCGCCACGGATCTCCTGCGCAGCGCCACCCAGGCCCAGGTCTGGGGCCTCGGCCGGGTCGTCGCGCTGGAGCACCCCGAGCGCTGGGGTGGCCTGGTCGACCTGCCCGACCGCCTCGACGAGACCGCGGTCAACCGGCTGCACGCCGTGCTCGCCGCGGCCGACGAGGACCAGGTGGCCATCCGCGCCGCCGGGATCTTCGCCCGCCGCCTCGCCCCCGCCCCGCTCGGCTCGGCTGCCCCGGTCCGCAACTGGCAGCCCACCGGCACCGCGCTGGTCACCGACGGCTCCGGCGCGCTCGGCTCGCTGGTGGCGAAGTGGCTGGCCCGCAACGGCATCGAGCACCTGGTGCTGGCCGGTCAGCACGACCACACCGCCGAAGACCTGCGCGCCGAACTGGCATCCGACGGCGTCACGGTCACCCTGGCCGCCTGCGAGGTCGGCGACCGCGCCGCGCTGCGCGCCGTGCTCGCCGAACACCGACCCGCCACCGTGGTGCACGCCCCGCCGGTGGTGCCGCTGAAGTCGTTGGCCGACAGCGACCTGGCCTCCTTCGCCGCCGTGGTCAACGCCAAGACCGCGGCCGCCACCCACCTGGACGCCCTGCTCGACGACTCGGTCGAGACCGTGGTGTTCTGCTCCTCGGTCGCCGGTATCTGGGGCGGCGGCAACCAGGGCGCCTACGCCGCGGGCACCGCCTACCTGGACGCGCTGGCCGAAGCCCGGCGCGGCCGCGGCCTGCCCGGTGTGGCGATCGCCTGGAGCCCGTGGGACGGCGGCGACACCACCACCGAGGACAGCTACGGCGAGTTCCTGCGCCGCCGCGGCGTCACCGCGATGGACCCCGAGCTCGCGCTTTCCGCGCTGCGCCAGGCGATCGAGCACGAGGAGCCGGTGCTCACCGTCGCCGACATCGACTGGGACCGCTTCGTCCCCGGCTTCACCGCCGCCCGCGCCAGCCACCTCTTCGACGAGATCCCGCAGGCCCGTCCGGAAACTGAGCCCGAGGCCGTCGAAGCCTCCCCGCTGGTGCAGCGCCTCACCGGACTTTCCGAGGCAGACCAAGGGAAACTCGTCCTCGACCTGGTCCGCACCCAGCTCGCCGCCGTGCTCGAACACGCCTCCCCGGAGGCCGTCGACGTCAACCGCGCCTTCCGCGAGCTCGGCTTCGACTCGCTCACCGCGGTCGACCTGCGCAACCGCCTCAACACCGTCACCGGGCTGAAGCTCCCGGCCACGCTGGTCTTCGACTACCCGACCGCCACCGTGCTCGCCGAGCACCTGCGCGGCGAGCTGATCGGCCACGCCGCGCAGATCGCCGGACCGGTGGTCACCGCGGCCGCCGACGACGAGCCGATCGCCATCATCGGCATGGCCTGCCGCTTCCCCGGCGGCGTGACCAGCCCGGAAGCGCTGTGGCGGCTGGTCGAGTCCGGTGGCGACGCCATCACCGGCTTCCCGACCGACCGCGGCTGGGACCTGGACGCGCTGATCGACCCCAACGGGCGCACCGGAGCCAGCTACGTCGGCCACGGCGGCTTCCTGCACGAGGCCAGCGAGTTCGACCCGGCCTTCTTCGGCATCTCCCCGCGCGAAGCCCTGGCCATGGACCCGCAGCACCGCCTGCTGCTGGAAACCTCCTGGGAGGCATTCGAGCGCGCGGGCATCGACCCCGACACCCTGCGCGGCAGCCGGACCGGCGTGTTCGCCGGCACCAACGGCCAGCACTACGCGCCGCTGCTCGCGGGCGCGCCGGAGAACCTGTCCGGCTACCTGGCCACCGGCAACGGCGCCAGCGTGCTCTCCGGCCGGGTGTCCTACACCTTCGGCCTGGAGGGCCCCGCGGTCACCGTGGACACCGCCTGCTCCTCCTCGCTGGTCGCCCTGCACTGGGCGGTGCAGGCCCTGCGCAACGGTGAATGCTCCCTCGCCCTGGCCGGTGGCGTCACGATCATGTCCACGCCGGACATGTTCTTCGAGTTCAGCCGCCAGAACGGGCTGGCCCGTGACGGTCGCTCCAAGGCATTCGCCGCCGCCGCGGACGGCTTCGCCCTCGCCGAGGGTGTCGGCATGCTGCTGGTGGAACGCCTCTCCGACGCCCAGCGCAACGGCCACCCCATCCTGGCCGTGGTCAAGGGCAGCGCGGTCAACCAGGACGGCGCGTCCAACGGCCTCACCGCCCCCAACGGCCCGTCCCAGCAGCGAGTCATCCGGCAGGCGCTGGCCAACGCCGGACTGTCCACTTCGGACGTCGACCTGGTGGAGGCGCACGGCACCGGCACCACCCTCGGCGACCCGATCGAGGCCCAGGCGCTGATCGCCACCTACGGCCAGGACCGGGACCGCCCGCTGTGGCTGGGCTCGCTGAAGTCCAACATCGGGCACACCCAGGCCGCCGCCGGGGTCGCCGGGGTGATGAAGAGCGTGCTCGCGATGCACCACGGCCTGCTGCCCAAGACCCTGCACATCGACGCGCCCAGCCCGCAGATCGACTGGTCCGCTGGCGCGGTCTCGCTGCTCACCGAGGCCCAGCCCTGGCCGGAGGGCGTGCGGCGGGCCGCGGTGTCCAGCTTCGGCATCAGCGGCACCAACGCGCACGTCATCATCGAACAGCCGCCCGCGACCGACATCGCTGAGCAGTCCACTATGGACGGACCGGTGCCGGTGCGACTCACCGCCCGCACCCCGGAGGCCCTGCGCGGTCAGGCCCGCGCGCTCGCCGCGCACCTGGCCGCCCACCCGGACACCGGCCTCGCCGACCTGGCGCACTCCCTGCTCACCGCCCGCACCGCCTTCGACCAGCGCGCCATCCTGGTCGCGGGCAACACCGCCGAGCTGAGCACCGGCCTGGACGCGCTCGCCAACGGCGAACCGTGGCCCGGCCTGACCTCTGGCGTGGCCGCGCCGGGGGAGAAGGTGGCGTTCGTCTTCCCCGGTCAGGGCTCGCAGTGGCTGGGCATGGCCGTCGAGCTGGCCGAGACCAACGCGGTCTTCGCCGAACGGCTCGGCGACTGCGCGGCCGCGCTCCGCGAGTTCGCCGACTGGGACCTGCTGGAAGTGTTGCGCGGCAACGGTCCCGGCTTCGAGCGGGTGGACGTGGTGCAGCCCGCACTGTGGGCGGTCATGGTCTCGCTGGCCGCGCTGTGGCGCAGCTTCGGCGTCGAGCCCTCGGTGGTGGTCGGCCACTCCCAGGGTGAGATCGCCGCGGCCGCGGTCTCCGGCGCACTGTCCCTTCAGGACGCTGCCAGGGTGGTCGCGTTGCGCAGCAAGGCGATCCGGGCACTGGCCGGCAAGGGCGGCATGATGTCGGTGCCGCTGCCGGTCGCCGAGGTCGAGGAAGGACTGGCTCGCTGGGACGGCCGCATCTCGGTCGCCGCCATCAACGGCACCTCCTCGGTGGTGGTCGCCGGTGAGCCGGACGCGTTGGAAGAGCTGTTCGCCGAGTGCGAGGCCGGGAACATCCGGGCCCGTAAGATCCCGGTGGACTACGCCTCGCACTCCGCCTACGTGGAGGAGATCCGCGAGGAGATCCTGCGGCTCCTGGCCCCGATCCGTCCGCGCACCTCGGAAATCCCGTTCCACTCCACGGTCACCGGCGAGCTGGTGGACACCGCGACGCTGGACGCGGAGTACTGGTACACCAACCTCCGTCAGACCGTCCGGTTCGCCGAGGTCACCCGCGCGCTGGCCGAACAGGGCTACCGCTACTTCGTCGAGGCCAGCCCGCACCCGGTGCTTACCGTCGGCGTGCAGGAAACCCTGGAGGAGACCGGCAGCAACGCCGTCACGCTCGGCTCGCTGCGCCGCGAGGAAGGCGGGCTTGCCCGGTTCCTGCTCTCCCTCGGCGAGGCCGCCGTGCGCGGCCTGCCGGTCGACTTCGGCCAGCTGCTCACCGGGGCCCGGCGGATCGACCTGCCCACCTACGCCTTCCAGCGCGAGCGCTACTGGCTGGACACCCCGGCCCGCACCGGCTCCGACGCCACCGAGCTCGGCCTGACCGCCGCCGAGCACCCGCTGCTCGGCGCCGCGATCACCCGGCCCGGCAGCGAGGAGCTGCTGTTCACCGGCCGGATCTCGGTGCGCAGCCACCCCTGGCTGGCCGACCACGCCGTGCTCGGCTCGATCCTGTTGCCCGGCACCGCCTTCGTCGAGCTCGCCCTGCACGCCGCCCTGGCCGCGGGCTGCGACCGGGTGGAGGAGCTGACCCTGGCCGCGCCGCTGGTGCTGCCCGAGGACGGCGCGGTCCGGCTGCACCTCACCGTCGGCGAACCGGAGGACTCCGGCGCCCGCTCGCTGACCGTGCACTCCCAGACCGGCGAGGACGAGCCCTGGCAGCTGCACGTCAGCGGCACCCTGCTGCCCGGCCTCGGCGCCCCGGTCGCCGTCGGCGCCTGGCCGCCCGCGGGCGCGGAACCCGTTGCCCTGGACGGCCTCTACGACCGGCTCAGCGAGGCGGGCTACGACTACGGGCCCAGCTTCCAGGGCCTGCGCGCCGCCTGGACCAAGGGCGGTGAGGTCTTCGCCGAGGTCACCCTGCCCGAAGAGCACCGGGACAACGCCTTCGCGCTGCACCCGGCCCTGCTGGACGCGGCGGTGCAGGCCATCGGCCTCGGCGGCTTCTTCAGCGCCGAGCAGGCCCGGCTGCCCTTCGCCTGGACCGGCGTCAGCCTGCACGCCACCGGCGCGACCAGCCTGCGGGTGCGACTGTCCAAGGTGGACAACGACGGCATCGCGCTCGCGGTGACCGACCCCGAGGGCAACCCGGTGGCCACCGTCGACTCCCTGGTGCTGCGCGCCCTCTCCGCCGATGCCCTCGGCGGCGGGCACCACGACTCGCTGTTCCAGCTCGACTGGGTCACCGTGCCCGCGCCTGCCAGCCCGCTCGGCCGCGCCGCCGTGCTCGGCGACGCACTGGGCGTGGCGGCCGGTCTGCGCGCCGCGGGGGTCCGGGTGCAGGAGCACACCGGACTGGCAGAACTGACCGAGGTGCCCGAGCTGGTATTCCTGCCACTGCCCACAGTGGACGGACCCATGGCGAAGACCGCGCACGCCACCACCCTTATCGCCCTGGAGGCGGCACAGGGGTGGCTGGCCGATGCCCGCTTCGCCAACGCCCGCCTGGTGGTGGTCACCCGGGGCGCGGCCGCGGACGTGACCGATCCAGCAGGCGCCGCGGTCTGGGGCCTGATCCGCTCGGCGCAGGCCGAGGAACCGGGCCGGTTCCAGTTGCTCGACCTGGACGGCCCCGACTCCGCGCGGCAGCTCGCCGCCGCCGCGCAGACCGGCGAACCGCAGCTGGCCATCCGGCAAGGCAAGCTCACCGCACCCCGCCTGGCCCGCGTGGCCAAGACCGCCACCGCCCCGTCAGCAGGGGGATCCGCGCTGGTCACCGGCGGTACCGGCACCCTCGGCGCGCTGGTCGCCCGGCACCTGGTGACCAGCCGGGGCGTGCGGCACCTGGTGCTCACCAGCCGCAGCGGCCCGGCCGCCCCCGGCGCGGCGGAACTGCACGCGGAGCTGACCGCGCTCGGCGCGCAGGTCCGGATCGAGGCCTGCGACGCCGCCGACCGGGACGCGCTGGCCGCGCTGCTGGCCACCCTTGATCACCCCCTGTCCACCGTGGTGCACGCGGCAGGGGTGCTAGACGACGGCGTGCTCTCCGCGCTCACCCCTGACCGGCTGGCCGCGGTGCTGCGGCCCAAGGTGGACGCCGCGGTCAACCTGCACGAGCTGACCGGCGAGGTCACCGAGTTCGTGCTGTTCTCCAGCGCTGCCTCGACTTTCGGCGGCGCGGGCCAGGGCAACTACGCCGCGGCCAACGCCTTCCTGGACGGACTCGCCGCCTACCGCCGTGAGCTGGGCAAACCAGCCGTGTCCCTGGCCTGGGGCCTGTGGGCGCGGGCCAGCGGCATGACCGGCCACCTGGACGAGGCCGAACTGGGGCGGCTGGCCAGGGCCGGCATGGCACCCCTGTCTTCAGAACAGGGGTTGGCACTGCTGGACGCGGCCAGCACAGTGGAGTCGGCGGTGCTGGTGCCCATCGGGTTGGACACCACGGCGCTGCGGGCACAGGCCGAGGTGCCCGCCCTGCTGCGCGGGCTCGTCCGCAAGCCCGGTCGCCGAACGGCGGCCGGCGCGGCCCCGGACGCCACGGCGCTCACGCAGCGACTGCACGGCCGCACCGGCGCCCAGCGGCGCGAGGTGCTGCTGGACCTGGTGCGCGGGCAGGTTGCCGCGGTGCTGGGGCACTCCTCGCCGGACGCGGTCGAGGAGAGCAAGGGCTTCCTGGAGCTCGGGTTCGACTCGCTCACCGCGGTCGAGCTGCGGAACCGGCTGAACGCGGCCACC